Below is a genomic region from Miniphocaeibacter halophilus.
TCTATCATATTAACTATTTTCCAAGATATATTATAAAGAGTCACTATTGTGTTTTTATAATCCATCCTTAATGGTCCAATAACCCCTATTTTCCCTATATAGTAATTATTTAAAAATAGATTGGTTAATATTAGACTATTTTCATTTAAAATAGGTATTCCTATTTCCGATCCTATATACACTTCAACGTGTTCTTCTATAGTCTTATCTAGAAGTGTAATGATGTTTTCTTTTTTATCCATAAACTGAAAAAAGTTTTTAACTTTTTCTAAATCATTATATTCTGGTAAATTAAAAATATTTGTTAAACCATATATTTTTGTTTTAATATTACCAAAATTAGTAAATTCAATTTTTAAAATTCTAAAAATATTTTGCAATAAATCAAAATAATTATTTAATTTTTGAATTATTTCTGTAAATTCTTCTTCAAAATCTTCTACAGTTAAACTGTTTTTTATTAAATGGTTTAATAAAAAATTGATTTTTTTAAGATCTTCATTTGAAATATTATTTCTAAGATTAAAAATTGAACTATTAACTTCTCCATTTTTTAAAACCATTAACAAGACATAATCGTATTTACTGATTTTTAGTATTTCTACATGATATATTCCAATACTATATGGTCTTTCTAAAGAAGTTATTACAACATTATTAGTCATAGAGGATAATATTTCTGCAGCTGAATTAACAAGTTGTTCAACATCTATATTCAAATCGCTTCGTTTTACTTTTAGTGCAGTATTGGAAGAATTGGTAAATTGTTCTCTAAAACTCGTTAACGCTTCTTCAACGTATAGCTTATATCCCATTTCAGAAGGTATTCTTCCGGAAGAAGCATGAGATTTTTTTAGTAATTCTAAATCTTCTAAATCACTCATTTCATTTCTAATAGTAGCTGCACTTACACCTAGATTAGAATTTTTAGATATTGTTCTTGAACCTACAGGTTCAGGATGTAATAAATATTCCTCTATAATATAATATAAAATATTTTTTTTCCTAATATCCAAGTCTTTATAGTTCATTTAACTCAGCCCTATTCTTTATTAGCACTACTTGATGTCGAGTGCTAATATTATAATAGTATTAATATTTAAATTTGTCAATACTAAATACTAATATCAGTAAAAAATTTATTAGAAATATTAAAACCCTCCTCTGTAAATGATAAATTATCATTTTTTAAATTCAATAAATTTAAACTAATATATTCTTCTATTATATTTTTATTTTTTTCCATAAAATTATAATTAAATTCAGTATTTAATTCCTTTAACGACACTCCATCAACAAGACGCATATTCATAATAATTTTTTCAAAGATTTTATTTTCTCTAGTTAGATTTTCTTTTTCGAGAATGGGAATAATATTTTTATCAATTTTATTCTTATAATCTTTATATCTATATTCATTTGTATATCTATAATTATTAATATAGCCAGAGGCTCCAATACCAAATCCCAAATATTCATTTACATTCCAATATTTTAAATTATGTTTTGATTCAAACCCTTCTATTGCAAAATTTGAAATTTCATATTGTTTTAAATTCATTTTATCTAATGAAGAAATAATTTCTTTGTAAAAATTTCTATTTTCATCTTCAGTTGGTAATATTAATTTATTTTCTTTATATAATTTATTAAACCTGGTATTTTTTTCTATTATTAAATCGTAATAGGAAATATGATTAGGAGAAACTTCCTTTATAATTTTCAAATCATTTTTTATGTCACGTAGCTTTTGTTTTGGAAGTCCCATTATTAAATCAAGACTTAAATTTTCAAATCCTGATTCTCTTATTATTTTTATATCATTTAATATTGTTTTAGAGTTGTGATTTCTTCCTAAAGTTTTTAAAATGCTATCGTTAAAAGTTTGAACTCCTAAAGAAATTCTATTTA
It encodes:
- the hemW gene encoding radical SAM family heme chaperone HemW, whose translation is MKKLGIYIHIPFCKEKCYYCDFITMPYQEKRIDEYFSLLGKEIDMYKEKFKNLKDYEIDSIYFGGGTPSFVNSKYIINLISLLKKTFFIKDNIEFTIETNPDTLDKLKLEDYLNSGINRISLGVQTFNDSILKTLGRNHNSKTILNDIKIIRESGFENLSLDLIMGLPKQKLRDIKNDLKIIKEVSPNHISYYDLIIEKNTRFNKLYKENKLILPTEDENRNFYKEIISSLDKMNLKQYEISNFAIEGFESKHNLKYWNVNEYLGFGIGASGYINNYRYTNEYRYKDYKNKIDKNIIPILEKENLTRENKIFEKIIMNMRLVDGVSLKELNTEFNYNFMEKNKNIIEEYISLNLLNLKNDNLSFTEEGFNISNKFFTDISI
- the hrcA gene encoding heat-inducible transcriptional repressor HrcA, whose amino-acid sequence is MNYKDLDIRKKNILYYIIEEYLLHPEPVGSRTISKNSNLGVSAATIRNEMSDLEDLELLKKSHASSGRIPSEMGYKLYVEEALTSFREQFTNSSNTALKVKRSDLNIDVEQLVNSAAEILSSMTNNVVITSLERPYSIGIYHVEILKISKYDYVLLMVLKNGEVNSSIFNLRNNISNEDLKKINFLLNHLIKNSLTVEDFEEEFTEIIQKLNNYFDLLQNIFRILKIEFTNFGNIKTKIYGLTNIFNLPEYNDLEKVKNFFQFMDKKENIITLLDKTIEEHVEVYIGSEIGIPILNENSLILTNLFLNNYYIGKIGVIGPLRMDYKNTIVTLYNISWKIVNMID